A portion of the Blastopirellula sediminis genome contains these proteins:
- a CDS encoding PD-(D/E)XK nuclease family protein, producing the protein MSGRPNDLARFFLGWDRPALLAAADHLAGLARRDGPLLDLSQYALILPGAQAGRRLRDLLIERAESEGASLVPPMLCGVGQTPELLYEQKRPFASQLTQQLAWAETLRLCKPQQLKHLIPFPPSSDDLSQWREYGEIIRKTHRELASEKLDFAAVAKRAIEMPEFAEVDRWTTLAHLQQDYLARLDRVGVWDKETARLFALQYDECRCERKIVLIGTVDLNQTLRSMLDQAASHGAEVSALIAAPPELADSFDAHGCLKPDAWSDRRPAVDSSRVYLVEGPADQSEQAVACLANYAGRYAPEEVVIGVPDEALVPELKQRLAEHQLDSRFGPGSPVVETLPCRLLRTFSEYMRRRSFAALAEALRHPDVWRMIESERDPLETLDLFFGEHLRDALDATELEGETIADLMAQMDRLAMPLSQPVCPLVQWRQPISELLQSIYGDRELTPGSVDYRSIYLPIEAIQNAMATWEEIPDTLQPLMSASEAIDILLRPLRSELIPEEPRDGVIELLGWLELPLQDAPALILTSFNDGLTPSSANADLFLPNSLRERLGIEDNARRLARDAYAFELLLNSRQDLDVIVAKRTSAGDPLAPSRLLFGCDDKTLPAAVERMFGDPEPIENTAVQFQEGETELFRQAIEIPLPEPGPYQVDKITASDIRRYLFCPYRYYLEKILRLHSYSDSARELDAAQFGNLAHDSLEKFGRSEIRNSVDEKAIRDYLEQALSEIVKEKFGARVLPAVRIQVEQLRLRLQWFAGAQARRAEEGWKIYRTETNNDDHQPILMVDDVPVRLRGRIDRIDHHPDTNRWAVIDYKTADTAKKPEADHHKGKFEEREWFNVQLPFYRLIARELGIGQHVEVGYFTLPAKREDTRYRPAAWEDADFDQAEGVIAEVVRRIRRGEFWPPADVGQNSDDYSRICQDGVLGRWVLASEAEEVAP; encoded by the coding sequence ATGTCAGGACGACCAAACGACTTAGCGCGATTTTTTCTCGGCTGGGATCGCCCTGCGCTCCTAGCGGCTGCTGATCATCTGGCCGGTCTGGCTCGCCGCGACGGACCGCTGCTCGATCTGAGCCAGTATGCCCTGATTCTTCCCGGCGCCCAGGCGGGACGTCGTCTCCGCGATCTACTAATCGAGCGGGCCGAAAGCGAAGGCGCCTCGCTGGTTCCCCCCATGCTTTGTGGGGTGGGGCAAACGCCAGAGCTGCTCTACGAACAAAAACGCCCTTTCGCCAGTCAGCTGACCCAGCAATTGGCTTGGGCCGAAACGCTCCGTCTCTGCAAGCCACAGCAGCTCAAGCACCTAATTCCGTTTCCGCCGTCGTCTGACGATCTGTCGCAGTGGCGCGAATATGGCGAAATCATTCGCAAAACGCACCGTGAGTTGGCGAGCGAAAAGCTCGACTTTGCCGCCGTCGCCAAGCGGGCGATCGAAATGCCCGAGTTCGCCGAAGTCGATCGCTGGACGACGCTCGCTCACCTGCAGCAAGATTACTTGGCGCGACTCGATCGGGTGGGCGTCTGGGATAAAGAGACGGCCCGCTTGTTCGCGTTGCAGTACGACGAGTGCCGCTGCGAGCGGAAGATCGTCCTCATCGGCACGGTCGACTTGAACCAAACGTTGCGGTCGATGCTCGATCAGGCGGCGTCGCATGGCGCCGAGGTCTCCGCCTTGATCGCCGCTCCGCCCGAACTGGCCGATTCGTTTGACGCCCATGGCTGTTTGAAGCCGGATGCATGGTCCGATCGCCGCCCGGCGGTTGATTCGAGCCGCGTTTACCTGGTTGAAGGTCCGGCCGATCAGTCTGAGCAAGCGGTCGCGTGCCTGGCGAACTACGCCGGACGTTACGCTCCGGAAGAAGTGGTGATCGGCGTGCCGGACGAGGCGCTGGTGCCGGAACTGAAACAACGGTTGGCGGAACATCAGCTCGACAGCCGCTTCGGCCCTGGCTCGCCGGTCGTCGAAACGTTGCCGTGCCGATTGCTCCGTACCTTCTCGGAATATATGCGACGTCGCAGTTTCGCCGCATTGGCCGAAGCGCTTCGTCATCCCGACGTCTGGCGCATGATCGAGTCGGAACGCGATCCGCTCGAAACGCTCGATCTCTTCTTCGGCGAGCATCTCCGTGATGCACTCGACGCGACCGAACTCGAAGGGGAAACGATCGCCGACCTGATGGCGCAGATGGATCGGCTCGCGATGCCGCTTTCGCAGCCGGTCTGTCCCTTGGTGCAGTGGCGGCAGCCGATCAGCGAACTGTTGCAGTCGATCTACGGCGATCGCGAACTGACGCCGGGGAGCGTCGACTATCGCTCGATCTATCTGCCGATTGAGGCGATCCAGAACGCCATGGCGACTTGGGAAGAGATCCCAGACACGCTCCAGCCGCTGATGTCGGCGAGCGAAGCGATCGACATTCTGTTGCGACCGTTACGGTCGGAGCTGATCCCCGAAGAACCGCGCGACGGCGTGATCGAACTGCTTGGTTGGCTCGAACTTCCGCTACAAGACGCGCCGGCCCTGATTCTGACCAGCTTCAACGACGGTCTCACTCCCAGCTCGGCGAACGCCGACCTGTTTTTGCCGAACTCGCTGCGAGAGCGACTTGGGATCGAAGACAACGCGCGACGCTTGGCTCGTGACGCTTACGCCTTTGAACTGCTGCTCAACAGTCGACAAGATCTTGATGTGATCGTCGCCAAGCGAACGTCGGCGGGAGATCCGCTCGCGCCGAGTCGCCTGCTCTTCGGCTGCGATGACAAAACGCTACCGGCGGCGGTCGAACGAATGTTCGGCGATCCAGAGCCGATCGAGAACACGGCGGTTCAATTCCAAGAGGGCGAAACCGAACTCTTCCGCCAGGCGATCGAGATCCCGCTGCCAGAGCCGGGCCCCTATCAGGTCGACAAGATTACGGCGAGCGACATTCGCCGCTACCTGTTTTGTCCCTATCGCTATTACCTGGAAAAGATCCTGCGGTTGCATTCGTATTCCGACAGCGCTCGTGAGCTCGACGCCGCCCAGTTCGGTAACTTGGCGCATGACTCGCTCGAAAAGTTCGGTCGGAGCGAAATTCGCAACTCGGTCGACGAGAAAGCAATTCGCGATTATCTCGAGCAGGCGCTCAGCGAGATCGTGAAAGAAAAGTTTGGCGCCCGCGTCTTGCCGGCCGTTCGCATTCAGGTTGAGCAACTACGGCTTCGACTGCAATGGTTCGCCGGCGCACAAGCGCGTCGCGCGGAAGAAGGTTGGAAGATCTACCGGACCGAAACCAACAACGATGATCATCAACCGATCCTGATGGTCGATGACGTGCCGGTTCGGCTGAGAGGGCGCATCGACCGGATCGACCATCATCCTGACACGAACCGCTGGGCGGTTATCGACTACAAAACGGCCGACACCGCGAAAAAGCCGGAGGCGGATCACCACAAAGGGAAGTTCGAAGAGCGGGAGTGGTTCAACGTGCAGTTGCCCTTCTATCGCTTGATTGCCCGCGAACTGGGGATCGGCCAGCATGTCGAAGTCGGCTACTTCACGCTGCCGGCCAAACGCGAAGATACCCGCTATCGCCCCGCGGCGTGGGAAGACGCCGATTTTGATCAAGCGGAAGGGGTGATCGCGGAAGTGGTCCGCCGGATTCGTCGCGGCGAGTTCTGGCCTCCCGCCGACGTCGGACAAAACAGCGACGACTACTCGCGGATCTGTCAGGACGGCGTACTCGGACGTTGGGTTCTGGCGTCCGAAGCGGAGGAGGTCGCCCCATGA
- a CDS encoding AAA family ATPase, whose protein sequence is MKIQAIQSENFGVFADRRFDFGDRLQIIYGPNEAGKSTLLQLIREAIFGFKVRNPYAFGDSGKMAVEVGASLADDRELQFRRTKSTKSALTGQFVGSDETFDEATWINLLGGMEQSAYEQLFGFSLTELASGEAGLKAASLDEALYGGSLGGLGQLQTLKKTLETEGNALFLPSGRKPRINELLGQIKDARQRLRNAPLRPAQYDEKLREIDQLVEKRDQLYQQHEEAFRRQRHLDRIEKAYPVWREILVLNEQIASLSGEKQPPREAIEKFGEQRTRLQSLEEELSRYRSQLELLAKEQAESAAAISEDLLRQEDTIHRLVQTVGEIRSFRNHIPLRQQEQMAALADADRAMRELHPEWSVATLSQFALSHPQRKEVEQAAATESDLRSQLKVKEDDLQRLQQKCERAEERLAELPAVSEIDFAPLLRESTAWNRRAEREGDLRRDLQQLTQSAKPLKSSAAALADYEKVSVTQLPSDGEIERFGDALQQGERKRQEAADRLASEEETLAERQAEIELLDQRHALVPREQLQQARQERDAAWNELRNSLGSVAPDAEKIAEFEQLLKKPDELADRRQEQAELLARRDKLTDDLDLTLRRMERCREAAQAAETQLESLRKEWLALWSPLQVVPLSPKEMLTWCDKFRRWREVQDRIADVETSLAEMSVANQVFLQQLGEALPEAKDLNDIAAAVDNLQKAAAGAAKLRDEHAQAAAEAKKLAADRDAAIDLTQQLKQRQLAAMETIRTLLAAAPDLGSSDAQIIIDLLSRIDAVRGMRDSAASLQTRVSDMQQGIAAFEQEVATCWTAAGFPASDLSAESQAIELDRRLKDVVAASHQKANAEKQLSRLQQQIAECEAQQGTIQTQLAAWREASGVADDAGLEEATHKARELADLETERRTLQAQLTGIRQSEDAAAFEAALAAADLDQVQLALQESEAEAVSLQKQLDEVKESLGRTRQQQESLEGSDKSIAIASELESLKGELQEKVDQYAPLVLARAMIDRAVAKHRAKTQGDMLEAVGRIFREMTAGQYLGIERQLDENGTLIVIPREGKPKTAEELSTGTREQLYLSIRLAYIESYATSSEPLPVVMDDILVNFDDERQRRTLAVLSDFDPRVQILFLTCHQTVVEKAHGISASIPVLSLNDMPIETSSPAPKSRKRSKSQTPTLFN, encoded by the coding sequence GTGAAGATTCAAGCGATTCAATCCGAGAACTTCGGGGTCTTCGCAGATCGCCGCTTCGACTTCGGCGACCGGTTGCAGATCATCTACGGCCCTAACGAAGCGGGCAAGTCGACGCTGCTGCAGCTGATCCGCGAAGCGATCTTCGGTTTTAAGGTTCGCAATCCGTACGCCTTCGGCGACAGCGGCAAGATGGCGGTCGAAGTTGGCGCCTCGCTGGCCGATGATCGCGAGTTGCAATTCCGCCGCACCAAGTCGACCAAGTCGGCGCTGACTGGGCAATTCGTCGGTAGCGATGAGACGTTCGACGAAGCGACCTGGATTAACCTGCTGGGCGGAATGGAGCAATCGGCGTATGAGCAACTGTTCGGCTTTTCGCTGACTGAACTCGCTTCCGGCGAGGCTGGGCTGAAAGCGGCGAGCTTGGACGAGGCGCTGTATGGGGGAAGTCTTGGCGGGCTTGGTCAGCTGCAAACGCTCAAAAAGACGCTGGAGACGGAAGGGAACGCCCTGTTCCTGCCCTCCGGACGCAAGCCGCGGATTAACGAACTGCTGGGGCAGATCAAAGACGCGCGGCAGCGACTGCGGAACGCGCCGCTGCGGCCTGCTCAATATGACGAGAAGCTGCGGGAGATTGATCAGCTGGTCGAGAAGCGGGATCAGCTTTACCAACAGCATGAAGAAGCGTTCCGACGGCAACGGCATTTGGATCGGATCGAAAAGGCGTATCCGGTCTGGCGGGAGATTCTGGTTCTGAACGAACAGATCGCGTCCCTCTCTGGCGAGAAGCAACCGCCGCGCGAAGCGATCGAAAAGTTTGGGGAACAGCGAACGCGGCTGCAATCGCTCGAGGAAGAGCTGTCGCGGTATCGGTCGCAGCTGGAGCTGCTCGCGAAAGAACAAGCCGAAAGCGCCGCCGCGATCAGCGAAGATTTGCTCCGCCAGGAAGATACGATTCATCGCCTGGTGCAGACGGTCGGCGAGATTCGGAGCTTCCGCAATCACATTCCGCTTCGTCAACAAGAGCAAATGGCCGCGCTGGCCGACGCTGATCGAGCGATGCGTGAACTGCACCCGGAGTGGAGCGTCGCCACGTTGTCGCAGTTCGCCCTGTCGCATCCGCAGCGGAAAGAGGTGGAGCAAGCGGCTGCGACCGAAAGCGATTTGCGTAGCCAACTGAAAGTGAAGGAAGACGACCTTCAACGTTTGCAGCAGAAATGCGAACGAGCGGAAGAGCGTCTGGCCGAACTTCCGGCCGTCAGCGAGATCGACTTCGCGCCGCTGCTGCGCGAATCGACCGCTTGGAATCGTCGGGCCGAACGAGAAGGCGATCTCCGCCGCGATTTGCAACAACTGACGCAGTCGGCCAAGCCGCTCAAGAGTAGCGCCGCGGCGCTTGCTGATTACGAGAAGGTCTCGGTCACGCAGTTGCCAAGCGATGGCGAGATCGAACGCTTTGGCGACGCATTGCAGCAAGGGGAGCGGAAGCGTCAGGAAGCGGCTGACCGATTGGCGAGCGAAGAAGAGACGCTGGCCGAACGTCAGGCCGAGATTGAGTTGCTCGATCAACGTCATGCCCTGGTCCCGCGTGAACAACTGCAGCAAGCTCGCCAGGAGCGAGACGCCGCGTGGAACGAACTTCGAAATTCCCTTGGCTCGGTAGCGCCGGACGCCGAGAAGATTGCCGAATTCGAACAGCTGCTGAAGAAGCCGGATGAATTAGCCGATCGCCGCCAAGAGCAAGCGGAGCTGCTCGCACGGCGCGACAAGCTGACGGATGATCTCGATCTGACGTTGCGGCGAATGGAACGTTGCCGAGAGGCGGCGCAAGCGGCGGAGACGCAGCTAGAATCGCTTCGCAAAGAGTGGTTGGCGTTGTGGAGCCCGCTGCAGGTCGTCCCTCTTTCGCCTAAAGAAATGCTCACGTGGTGCGACAAGTTCCGCCGGTGGCGCGAAGTGCAAGACCGTATCGCCGATGTCGAAACGTCCTTGGCCGAAATGTCGGTGGCGAATCAGGTATTTTTGCAGCAGCTTGGCGAAGCGCTGCCGGAAGCCAAAGACTTAAACGACATCGCCGCCGCAGTCGATAACTTGCAAAAAGCTGCCGCCGGAGCCGCGAAACTGCGTGACGAACATGCCCAGGCCGCGGCCGAAGCGAAGAAGCTGGCGGCGGATCGAGACGCGGCGATCGACTTGACGCAGCAGCTGAAGCAGCGCCAGCTCGCCGCGATGGAGACGATCCGCACGCTGCTCGCCGCTGCGCCCGATCTCGGTTCGTCCGATGCGCAGATCATTATCGACTTGCTCTCGCGGATCGACGCCGTTCGCGGCATGCGAGATTCGGCGGCGAGCTTGCAGACCCGCGTCTCCGACATGCAGCAAGGGATCGCCGCGTTTGAGCAGGAAGTGGCCACGTGTTGGACTGCCGCTGGGTTTCCGGCCAGCGATCTTTCTGCCGAAAGCCAGGCGATTGAACTCGATCGACGCCTTAAAGACGTCGTCGCCGCCAGCCACCAGAAGGCGAATGCGGAGAAGCAGCTTTCGCGGCTCCAGCAGCAGATTGCCGAGTGCGAAGCGCAGCAAGGAACGATCCAGACGCAACTGGCCGCATGGCGCGAAGCGTCTGGCGTCGCCGATGACGCTGGGCTTGAAGAAGCGACGCATAAGGCTCGCGAGCTGGCCGACCTCGAAACCGAGCGACGGACGCTGCAGGCGCAGCTGACTGGCATTCGCCAATCGGAAGACGCTGCTGCGTTTGAAGCGGCGTTGGCCGCCGCCGATCTCGACCAGGTGCAACTCGCTCTCCAAGAGAGCGAAGCGGAGGCGGTGAGCCTGCAGAAGCAACTGGACGAAGTGAAGGAGTCGCTCGGCCGCACGCGGCAGCAGCAAGAGTCGCTGGAAGGCTCCGACAAGTCGATCGCGATCGCGTCGGAACTGGAGAGCCTGAAGGGGGAACTGCAGGAGAAGGTCGACCAATACGCGCCGCTGGTGTTGGCCCGAGCGATGATCGATCGCGCCGTCGCCAAGCATCGGGCGAAGACCCAGGGAGACATGTTGGAAGCGGTCGGGCGGATTTTCCGCGAAATGACCGCCGGGCAATACCTGGGGATCGAACGGCAACTCGACGAAAACGGCACATTGATCGTCATTCCCCGCGAAGGGAAACCGAAGACGGCCGAAGAGCTGAGCACCGGTACGCGGGAACAGTTGTATCTCTCCATTCGTCTCGCCTATATCGAAAGCTACGCGACCAGTAGCGAGCCGTTGCCGGTGGTGATGGATGATATCCTGGTGAACTTTGATGACGAGCGGCAGCGTCGCACCTTGGCGGTGCTGAGCGACTTTGATCCGCGGGTGCAGATTCTATTTTTGACCTGTCATCAGACGGTGGTCGAAAAGGCACATGGCATCTCCGCTTCGATTCCTGTTCTGTCGCTCAATGACATGCCGATCGAAACGTCTTCGCCGGCGCCGAAGTCTCGCAAACGTTCCAAATCGCAAACCCCCACGCTGTTTAACTGA
- a CDS encoding UvrD-helicase domain-containing protein, whose translation MRTFQHRLIRASAGSGKTFQLSNRFLGVLAAGDAPAEILATTFTRKAAGEILDRIMIRLAEAARDPKKLAELNSFIEAAPVTQEACVATLRDLTRQLHRLRVQTLDSFFIQVAQCFSFEMGFPPGWSIADEVDDSELRVNAIEELLREHEAKLVLEIVHLMSKGETTRGVSQLMLDAASQLYGLFQETPGDVWTALKTLKPPKQEEIDAARKLLLEAPLDKRMTKARTEDLARFAEGDFGGFLEKGLAKKVIEDDLTFYRAEIPADVARAYQTLIDAAACEPYNLLVRQTEGAFQLLERFDAIYRRLKFQSQAYRFDDVTRFLSRQANADTPTRVAYRLDGHINHLLLDEFQDTSPAQWSVLRPVARRVKAQPNGSFFCVGDVKQAIYGWRGGVAEIFEEVVSELGELDEAELQVSFRSSPVVIDFVNLVARNLHRHPGLDRYEDGVKRWQTLFADHSTAKTNLPGYVSVETAPYDEDGDPSDEALFVAAAERVCRSLENSPGSEVGVLVRTNSAVRKMIFELRQRGVTASEEGGGTLTDSASVQLMMSLLQWIDHPADTVARFHVQNSPIAETIGLTPQMGTHRASELAQTLRGELLTAGYGATLRRWSRVLVEIGNSRERRRIEQLIRLAHGYQGKSTLRTSDFIEFVETQRVADPQASAVRVMTIHQAKGLQFDVVVLLDLDHNFPGHPPGFVIERSAPLAPVTGIVRYANKDVQKILPPRLQRMFSSASTQQAVEELCVLYVAITRAVHAMHIVIKPPSAREKNTPRTMAGLVTEALEVNRQPQGNEVVYEMGDREWYAHLSPADAPQSHRTPAIARRLPIAMAPAKRQRGEALSPSKLEGGPRLKVANLLETTDSTGRLVGSVTHAWLERIEWLDDFELDEERFRAVARAIVGDALNIDHLLSRFRKIIVQPNLQQLLGQATTPRPKGVSVTATAEVRQEQTFAIAVEGGIQNGSIDRLVLWKEGDKVVAADVIDFKTDRLAAEETDALTQRVAFYRPQVNAYRRAVQQMWKLPEKSVSGHLYFASLDAVVEVKS comes from the coding sequence ATGAGAACGTTCCAGCATCGTCTAATCCGCGCGTCGGCCGGTTCCGGCAAAACGTTCCAGCTTTCCAATCGCTTCCTCGGCGTATTAGCGGCGGGGGACGCGCCGGCTGAAATCTTGGCGACGACCTTTACCCGTAAAGCGGCCGGCGAAATCCTCGACCGGATCATGATCCGTCTGGCCGAAGCGGCGCGTGATCCGAAAAAGCTGGCCGAGCTGAACAGTTTCATCGAAGCGGCGCCGGTTACCCAAGAGGCGTGCGTCGCGACGCTCCGCGATTTGACGCGGCAGTTGCATCGCCTGCGCGTGCAGACGCTCGACAGCTTTTTCATTCAGGTCGCGCAGTGCTTCAGCTTCGAGATGGGCTTTCCGCCGGGGTGGTCGATCGCCGACGAAGTCGATGACTCGGAACTGCGCGTCAACGCGATCGAAGAGCTGCTCCGCGAACATGAAGCGAAGCTGGTGCTGGAAATCGTCCACCTGATGAGCAAGGGAGAGACGACCCGTGGCGTCAGCCAATTGATGTTGGACGCGGCGAGCCAATTGTACGGGCTGTTCCAGGAAACGCCGGGGGACGTCTGGACGGCGCTGAAGACCCTGAAGCCGCCGAAACAGGAAGAAATCGACGCAGCCAGAAAGTTGCTGCTGGAAGCGCCGCTCGACAAGCGGATGACGAAGGCTCGCACGGAAGACTTGGCCCGCTTCGCCGAAGGAGACTTCGGCGGGTTCCTTGAAAAGGGGCTCGCGAAGAAGGTCATTGAAGACGACCTGACGTTCTACCGCGCGGAGATTCCGGCCGATGTCGCTCGCGCGTATCAAACGTTGATCGACGCCGCCGCGTGCGAACCGTACAACCTGTTGGTTCGGCAAACCGAAGGCGCCTTTCAACTGCTCGAGCGATTCGACGCAATCTATCGCCGCTTGAAGTTCCAGTCGCAAGCCTATCGTTTTGACGACGTGACTCGGTTCCTGTCGCGACAAGCCAACGCCGACACGCCGACTCGCGTCGCCTATCGTCTCGACGGCCATATCAACCATCTGCTGCTCGACGAGTTCCAAGATACTTCGCCGGCCCAGTGGAGCGTCTTGCGTCCGGTCGCACGCCGCGTCAAAGCGCAGCCGAACGGCAGCTTCTTCTGCGTCGGCGACGTGAAGCAGGCGATCTACGGTTGGCGCGGCGGCGTGGCCGAGATCTTTGAAGAGGTCGTCTCCGAACTGGGAGAACTGGACGAAGCGGAATTACAGGTCAGCTTCCGCTCTTCGCCGGTGGTGATCGACTTCGTCAATCTGGTTGCTCGCAATCTCCATCGGCACCCGGGGCTCGATCGCTACGAAGATGGGGTCAAGCGTTGGCAGACCCTCTTCGCCGATCATTCGACCGCCAAGACCAACTTGCCCGGCTACGTGAGCGTCGAAACGGCGCCGTACGACGAAGATGGCGATCCAAGCGATGAGGCGCTCTTCGTCGCGGCGGCCGAGCGAGTTTGCCGCAGCTTGGAGAATTCGCCGGGGAGCGAGGTGGGCGTGCTCGTTCGGACCAACTCCGCCGTGCGGAAGATGATCTTCGAGCTGCGTCAACGTGGCGTGACGGCGAGCGAAGAAGGGGGCGGTACGCTGACCGACTCGGCGTCAGTGCAGTTGATGATGTCCCTCTTGCAGTGGATCGATCATCCGGCCGACACGGTCGCTCGGTTCCATGTGCAGAACAGCCCGATCGCCGAGACGATCGGTTTGACGCCGCAGATGGGAACGCACCGAGCGTCCGAACTGGCGCAGACGCTGCGGGGCGAATTGTTGACCGCCGGCTACGGCGCTACGCTCCGCCGCTGGTCGCGGGTGCTGGTTGAAATCGGCAACTCGCGCGAACGACGGCGGATTGAACAGTTGATCCGGCTCGCGCATGGCTATCAAGGGAAGTCGACGCTCCGAACCAGCGACTTCATCGAGTTCGTCGAAACGCAGCGGGTCGCCGATCCGCAAGCTTCGGCGGTTCGCGTGATGACGATCCATCAAGCGAAGGGCTTGCAGTTTGACGTCGTGGTGCTGCTCGACTTGGATCACAATTTTCCCGGTCATCCGCCAGGGTTTGTGATTGAACGCTCGGCTCCGCTGGCGCCGGTGACTGGCATCGTCCGCTACGCGAACAAGGATGTGCAAAAGATATTGCCGCCGCGACTGCAGCGGATGTTTTCGAGCGCCAGTACGCAACAAGCGGTCGAAGAACTGTGCGTGCTGTATGTCGCCATTACCCGCGCCGTCCATGCGATGCATATCGTGATCAAGCCGCCGTCCGCTCGCGAAAAGAACACGCCCCGGACGATGGCCGGGCTAGTGACCGAGGCGCTGGAGGTCAATCGCCAACCGCAAGGGAACGAAGTGGTCTACGAGATGGGAGACCGCGAGTGGTACGCCCATCTGTCTCCGGCCGACGCTCCGCAGTCGCATCGCACGCCAGCGATCGCGCGACGTTTGCCAATCGCCATGGCGCCGGCCAAACGACAGCGCGGCGAGGCGCTCTCGCCATCGAAGCTGGAAGGGGGACCGCGACTGAAGGTCGCCAATCTGCTCGAGACGACCGATTCGACCGGGCGACTGGTCGGTTCGGTAACGCATGCCTGGCTCGAGCGAATCGAGTGGTTAGATGATTTCGAGCTGGACGAAGAACGCTTCCGCGCGGTTGCGCGGGCGATTGTCGGGGACGCCTTGAACATCGACCACCTCCTGTCGCGGTTCCGCAAGATCATCGTGCAGCCGAACTTGCAGCAGTTGCTCGGCCAAGCGACGACGCCGCGACCGAAGGGAGTGAGTGTGACGGCGACCGCCGAAGTCCGTCAGGAGCAAACCTTCGCGATTGCGGTCGAGGGTGGCATTCAGAATGGCTCGATCGATCGACTGGTGTTGTGGAAAGAGGGAGACAAGGTGGTAGCTGCCGACGTGATCGACTTCAAGACCGATCGCCTGGCGGCGGAAGAGACCGACGCGCTCACGCAGCGCGTTGCGTTCTATCGTCCACAGGTGAACGCTTACCGTCGCGCGGTGCAGCAGATGTGGAAACTGCCGGAGAAGTCGGTGTCGGGGCATCTTTACTTCGCCTCACTGGATGCTGTTGTGGAGGTGAAATCATGA
- a CDS encoding metallophosphoesterase family protein: MSFRFIHAADLHIDSPLQGLGRIDPAMMQRVQLATRTAFENVVDLAIKEEAAFVLIAGDLFDGQWQDMRTGQWTIAQFRRLETQGIRVFYIRGNHDAESKLQKSIRWPDNVSELSAKKAETIKLDDIQAAIHGRGFARPDVLEDLAAGYPAALPGYFNVGMLHTSLQGYDEHDPYAPTTIDTLRGKGYDYWALGHIHLREEAPLCEHPYVAYSGNTQGRHIREQGAKGCLVASVSDGHLEEVRFEPTDVLRWNEVEIAVPATADAQQLDEQIRDALSAAHEANDGRFTVARVRLTGSCQLHGELNDPLKQGSWIGRVRDAAAAISDDLCIEKVKIRTRAERAPLSRGEADLLGELAREVEQLRQDPEALAAMSPELKSLFEKLGAAQADLSDQRETSERLEEWLAAAEQIVLTGLEGAA, translated from the coding sequence ATGAGCTTTCGTTTCATTCATGCCGCGGATTTGCACATCGATAGCCCGCTGCAAGGGCTCGGACGAATCGATCCGGCGATGATGCAGCGCGTGCAGTTGGCGACGCGGACGGCGTTTGAAAACGTCGTCGATCTGGCGATCAAAGAAGAAGCGGCGTTCGTCTTGATCGCCGGCGACTTGTTCGACGGGCAGTGGCAAGACATGCGAACCGGGCAATGGACGATCGCCCAATTTCGCCGTCTGGAAACGCAAGGGATTCGCGTTTTCTACATTCGCGGGAACCACGACGCCGAGAGCAAGCTGCAAAAATCGATCCGCTGGCCAGACAACGTCAGCGAACTGTCGGCGAAGAAGGCGGAAACGATTAAGCTCGATGATATCCAGGCGGCGATCCATGGCCGCGGATTTGCACGGCCGGACGTGCTCGAAGATCTGGCCGCCGGATATCCCGCCGCACTGCCGGGCTATTTCAACGTCGGCATGCTCCATACCAGCTTACAAGGTTACGACGAACACGATCCGTACGCGCCGACGACGATCGACACGCTGCGCGGCAAAGGGTACGACTATTGGGCGCTGGGGCATATTCATCTGCGGGAAGAGGCGCCTCTCTGCGAACATCCGTACGTCGCGTATAGCGGCAATACCCAGGGGCGCCATATTCGCGAACAAGGCGCCAAGGGTTGCCTGGTCGCTTCGGTCAGCGATGGGCACTTGGAAGAGGTTCGTTTTGAACCGACCGATGTGCTCCGCTGGAACGAAGTCGAAATTGCGGTGCCTGCGACGGCTGATGCGCAGCAGCTCGACGAACAAATTCGAGACGCTTTATCAGCGGCCCATGAGGCGAACGATGGTCGGTTCACCGTCGCGCGGGTTCGATTGACCGGCAGTTGCCAATTGCATGGGGAACTGAATGATCCGCTGAAGCAAGGGAGCTGGATCGGCCGCGTTCGGGACGCAGCGGCGGCGATCAGCGACGACTTGTGCATTGAAAAGGTGAAGATCCGTACCCGGGCCGAACGGGCTCCTCTGTCACGTGGCGAAGCCGATCTGCTGGGCGAATTGGCGCGCGAAGTGGAGCAGTTGCGGCAAGATCCGGAGGCCCTGGCCGCAATGTCGCCGGAGCTGAAATCGTTGTTTGAAAAGCTGGGCGCCGCCCAAGCCGATCTGAGCGACCAGCGGGAAACGAGCGAGCGGTTGGAAGAGTGGCTCGCTGCCGCCGAGCAAATTGTGTTGACCGGATTGGAGGGCGCCGCGTGA